One Amphiprion ocellaris isolate individual 3 ecotype Okinawa chromosome 5, ASM2253959v1, whole genome shotgun sequence genomic region harbors:
- the gdf5 gene encoding growth/differentiation factor 5, with protein MKLARRVFLLLSCWTLLDPHPVLGSLSRSRPTDPHLHRPGDGEQPRGRTGGGAGGTWRPAPVRITRIRAGPPLIKGEAAVSKTKPTAGNRALGLGRKEAARSWPPAGDAHVKAPAALNAHAAGKGTGAAAAAAAGGGGSPGKDFGKVATRAAAQRAAGAQQQSAAPVAQRGNTGSSGGKAPKPSHREAHQKQPLVIPHDYMLSLYWSLSSGELNGSALHQAGLANTVTSFVDKGQDDRGPQLRRQKYLFNVSSLERDGLLGAELRILRKRPSDPRRADGSSTCLKLLTCSGKQKATPLQTRTLEELQGFGGRWEVFDVWKLFKASRQQPEQQLCLELEAVELRGGRPVDLRSLGFSRLGRTNKEKAFFLAFGRSKKRDLFYNEIKARSGHDNKTVYEYLFTQRRMRRAPAARGAKKPPPPPPPPPPPPQTLPQHQVVKTRPRCHRRRLHVNFKEMGWDDWIIAPLEYDAFHCDGTCDFPIRSHLEPTNHAIIQTLINSMDPESTPPTCCVPTRLSPISILYIDSANNVVYKQYEDMVVESCGCR; from the exons ATGAAACTAGCGAGGCGCGTTTTCCTCCTGCTCAGCTGCTGGACTCTGCTCGACCCGCATCCCGTCCTCGGTTCCCTCAGCCGGAGCAGACCGACAGACCCACACCTCCACCGGCCCGGAGACGGAGAGCAACCCCGGGGGAGAACCGGCGGAGGAGCCGGCGGGACGTGGAGACCGGCGCCGGTGCGGATCACGAGAATCCGCGCGGGTCCGCCGTTAATTAAAGGAGAAGCCGCTGTGAGTAAAACCAAACCGACCGCCGGGAACCGAGCGCTCGGTTTGGGGCGCAAAGAGGCTGCGCGCTCCTGGCCGCCCGCCGGGGATGCGCACGTTAAAGCCCCCGCAGCTCTGAACGCACATGCAGCCGGTAAAGGAaccggagctgctgctgctgctgctgctggaggcggAGGATCACCGGGGAAAGATTTCGGGAAAGTCGCCACCAGAGCAGCCGCCCAGAGAGCCGCCGGGGCGCAGCAGCAGAGCGCGGCTCCGGTGGCGCAGCGGGGAAACACCGGCAGCAGCGGCGGCAAGGCACCGAAGCCGAGCCACCGGGAGGCGCACCAGAAGCAGCCGCTGGTGATTCCTCACGACTACATGCTGTCGCTGTACTGGTCTCTGAGCAGCGGAGAGCTGAACGGCAGCGCGCTGCACCAGGCGGGTCTGGCCAACACCGTGACCAGCTTCGTGGATAAAGGACAAG ATGATCGAGGGCCTCAGCTGCGACGCCAGAAGTATCTCTTCAACGTCAGCTCTCTGGAGCGCGATGGGCTGCTGGGGGCTGAGCTTCGTATCCTGAGGAAGCGTCCGTCGGACCCCCGGCGAGCCGACGGAAGCTCCACCTGCCTGAAGCTGCTCACCTGCTCAGGTAAACAGAAGGCGACGCCGCTGCAGACCAGGAcgctggaggagctgcagggctTCGGCGGCCGCTGGGAGGTGTTCGACGTCTGGAAGCTCTTCAAGGCATCCAGGCAGCAGccggagcagcagctgtgtctGGAGCTGGAGGCCGTGGAACTCCGCGGCGGACGCCCGGTCGACCTGCGCTCACTGGGCTTCTCCCGCCTCGGCCGGACCAACAAGGAGAAGGCCTTCTTCCTGGCGTTCGGTCGGAGCAAGAAGCGCGACCTCTTCTACAACGAGATCAAGGCTCGGTCCGGCCACGACAACAAGACCGTCTACGAGTATCTGTTCACGCAGCGGAGGATGCGACGAGCTCCAGCAGCGAGAGGCGCCAAGAAAccgcctccacctccacctcctccacccccGCCGCCGCAGACCCTCCCCCAGCACCAGGTGGTGAAGACGAGGCCTCGCTGCCACCGACGGCGGCTCCACGTCAACTTCAAGGAGATGGGCTGGGACGACTGGATCATTGCGCCGCTGGAGTACGACGCCTTCCACTGCGACGGCACCTGCGACTTCCCCATCCGCTCGCACCTGGAGCCCACCAACCACGCCATCATCCAGACGCTCATCAACTCCATGGACCCCGAGTCGACGCCGCCCACCTGCTGCGTGCCGACCCGCCTCAGCCCCATCAGCATCCTCTACATCGACTCGGCCAACAACGTGGTGTACAAGCAGTATGAGGACATGGTGGTGGAGTCGTGCGGCTGCAGGTAG